Proteins encoded together in one Chitinophaga lutea window:
- a CDS encoding glycoside hydrolase family 172 protein, which translates to MKKLLLIALAAGIYGSAQAQKTFNGLDTHIGNLYRLSDAKTRSISPENFTGEPGKGGMATLEQGNARNAARDLGQGWKVNPYIHIEPGKTFTLAEINGSGAIQHIWMTPTGNWRYSILRFYWDDETTPSVEVPVGDFFGMGWGEYAQMNSLAVTVNPGSAFNCYWTMPFRKKCKITMENINTERMTLYYQVDYTLTEVPEDAGYFHAQFRRSNPVKGADFTLIDGIKGKGQYVGTYLAWGVNNNGWWGEGEIKFFMDGDTKFPTICGTGTEDYFCGSYNFDNKGKYQEFSTPYAGLHQVIRPDGLYKSQQRFGMYRWHITDPIRFEKDLKVTIQDLGWRSGGRYLPQQSDISSVVFWYQREPHAPFPKLPSKDDMEVN; encoded by the coding sequence ATGAAAAAACTGCTCCTGATCGCGCTGGCGGCCGGCATCTACGGTTCCGCACAGGCCCAGAAAACCTTCAACGGGCTCGATACCCACATCGGCAACCTGTACCGCCTCTCCGACGCCAAAACCCGGTCTATCAGCCCGGAAAACTTCACCGGCGAGCCCGGCAAAGGCGGCATGGCCACCCTCGAACAGGGCAATGCCCGCAATGCCGCGCGCGACCTCGGTCAGGGCTGGAAAGTCAATCCCTACATCCATATCGAACCGGGCAAGACCTTCACCCTCGCGGAAATCAACGGCTCCGGGGCCATCCAGCACATCTGGATGACGCCTACCGGCAACTGGCGTTATTCCATCCTCCGCTTCTACTGGGACGATGAAACCACGCCTTCCGTGGAAGTGCCCGTGGGCGATTTCTTCGGCATGGGCTGGGGCGAATATGCGCAGATGAATTCCCTCGCGGTGACCGTTAACCCGGGCAGCGCATTCAACTGCTACTGGACGATGCCCTTCCGCAAGAAGTGCAAAATCACGATGGAGAATATCAACACCGAACGCATGACGCTCTACTACCAGGTGGACTACACGCTTACCGAAGTGCCGGAAGATGCGGGGTATTTCCACGCGCAGTTCCGCCGCAGCAACCCGGTAAAGGGAGCGGATTTCACGCTGATCGACGGCATCAAGGGCAAAGGGCAGTATGTGGGCACCTACCTCGCCTGGGGCGTGAATAACAACGGCTGGTGGGGAGAAGGCGAGATCAAGTTCTTCATGGACGGCGACACCAAATTCCCGACCATCTGCGGCACCGGCACGGAAGACTATTTCTGCGGCTCCTATAATTTCGACAACAAAGGCAAATACCAGGAATTCTCGACACCCTACGCCGGCCTGCACCAGGTGATACGGCCGGACGGGCTGTACAAATCGCAGCAGCGCTTCGGTATGTACCGCTGGCATATCACCGACCCCATCCGTTTCGAAAAAGACCTGAAGGTCACCATCCAGGACCTGGGCTGGCGCAGCGGCGGCAGGTACCTGCCCCAGCAGTCGGACATCAGCAGCGTAGTATTCTGGTACCAGCGCGAGCCGCATGCGCCGTTCCCGAAACTGCCTTCAAAAGACGATATGGAAGTAAACTAA
- a CDS encoding aldehyde dehydrogenase (NADP(+)) has protein sequence MHEPGSQLIGNTDSAEGQQTFQAFSPQRQEWLTPSFREATAEEINRAVMLAAAAFSTYKKTDGAQRAAFLRAIADGIVALGDELINTASAESGLPLMRLQGERDRTTNQLRLFADLITEGSWVNARIDKGAPDVRQIQIPLGVVAVFGASNFPLAFSVAGGDTAAALAAGCTVVCKAHPAHPHTSHLVAEAIRKAAGQTGMPEGVFSLLHGATIATGQQLAVHPLLSAIAFTGSFKGGKALYDTATRRAVPIPVFAEMGSVNPVFFLPGILKEKGETLATQFLQSLTMGVGQFCTNPGLFITHAENGAFMDTLQKNIAALPAGCMLTPGILDAYNKGLGQLRQAGAQVLGKAEGNAHEAAPALLQISVQQAIANPALCHEVFGPSSLHIRANGPQELYSLAAALEGQLTATIHGTEEDLRQHAGLVDILREKAGRLVINGFPTGVAVNHAMVHGGPWPATTPAAGTSVGTAAIYRFCRPVCYQDFPAYLLPPELQDGNPLGIWRLLNGQFSKEALQ, from the coding sequence ATGCACGAGCCCGGATCACAACTCATAGGCAATACAGACAGCGCCGAAGGGCAACAGACCTTTCAGGCCTTCAGCCCGCAGCGGCAGGAATGGCTCACGCCTTCATTCCGCGAGGCGACGGCGGAAGAAATCAACCGCGCCGTCATGCTGGCGGCGGCGGCATTCAGCACTTACAAAAAAACGGACGGCGCGCAACGCGCGGCTTTCCTGCGCGCCATCGCGGACGGCATCGTTGCGCTCGGCGACGAGCTCATCAACACTGCCTCCGCTGAAAGCGGGCTGCCCCTGATGCGCCTGCAGGGTGAGCGCGACCGTACCACCAACCAGCTCCGGCTTTTCGCGGACCTCATCACGGAAGGCTCGTGGGTAAACGCGCGGATAGACAAAGGCGCCCCGGACGTCCGGCAGATACAGATACCGCTGGGCGTGGTGGCCGTTTTCGGCGCGAGCAACTTCCCGCTGGCCTTTTCCGTGGCGGGCGGCGATACGGCCGCGGCACTGGCCGCGGGTTGCACCGTGGTATGTAAAGCACACCCCGCACATCCGCATACCTCGCACCTTGTGGCTGAAGCCATACGCAAGGCCGCCGGCCAGACCGGCATGCCCGAAGGTGTATTCTCCCTGTTGCATGGCGCCACCATCGCAACAGGCCAGCAGCTGGCCGTTCATCCATTATTGTCCGCCATCGCCTTTACGGGCTCCTTCAAAGGCGGCAAGGCGCTATACGACACGGCTACACGCAGGGCCGTGCCCATCCCCGTGTTCGCGGAAATGGGCAGCGTGAACCCGGTTTTTTTCCTGCCGGGCATTCTGAAAGAAAAAGGGGAAACCCTGGCCACGCAGTTCCTGCAATCGCTCACCATGGGCGTGGGGCAGTTCTGCACCAACCCGGGGCTGTTCATCACACACGCGGAAAACGGCGCGTTCATGGACACGCTGCAAAAGAACATCGCCGCATTGCCCGCGGGCTGCATGCTGACGCCGGGCATCCTGGATGCGTACAACAAAGGGCTCGGGCAACTGCGGCAGGCCGGCGCACAGGTGCTGGGCAAAGCGGAAGGCAACGCACACGAAGCCGCCCCTGCCCTTCTGCAGATCAGCGTACAGCAGGCCATCGCCAACCCGGCGCTGTGCCATGAAGTGTTCGGTCCCTCGTCCCTGCACATCCGTGCAAACGGTCCGCAGGAGCTGTACAGTCTTGCCGCGGCGCTGGAAGGCCAACTCACCGCCACCATTCACGGCACGGAAGAAGACCTCCGGCAGCATGCCGGGCTGGTGGACATTCTCCGGGAAAAAGCCGGCCGGCTCGTGATCAACGGTTTTCCTACAGGCGTGGCCGTTAATCATGCCATGGTGCACGGCGGTCCCTGGCCGGCCACCACACCGGCGGCGGGCACCTCCGTGGGCACGGCGGCCATTTACCGCTTCTGCAGGCCGGTGTGTTACCAGGACTTCCCTGCTTACCTGCTGCCGCCGGAGCTCCAGGACGGCAACCCGCTGGGCATCTGGCGGCTGCTGAACGGGCAGTTCTCCAAAGAGGCGCTGCAGTAA
- a CDS encoding L-fucose dehydrogenase, whose product MDLGLKDKIIIVTGGAKGIGAAISAVLAEEGAIPVIIGRNEEDNLQHLAHIERSGGQGWQVTAELTEPDECREAVKAIAAKFGRIDGLVNNAGINDGVGLEHGGYEKFMRSLHRNLVHYYLIAHHALPYLKKNKGAIVNISSKTAETGQGNTSAYAAANGGRNALTREWAVELLPYSIRVNAIVVAESWTPLYENWINTFNDKESKLAGILAGIPLEKRMTTPEEIAQTAAFLLSSKSSHTTGQLIHVDGGYVHLDRALK is encoded by the coding sequence ATGGACCTGGGTTTAAAAGACAAGATCATCATCGTGACAGGAGGCGCCAAAGGCATCGGCGCGGCGATTTCAGCCGTGCTCGCAGAAGAAGGCGCCATTCCCGTGATCATCGGCAGGAATGAAGAAGACAACCTCCAGCACCTGGCCCATATCGAACGGTCCGGCGGCCAAGGCTGGCAGGTAACGGCCGAGCTCACCGAGCCCGACGAATGCAGGGAAGCGGTGAAAGCCATCGCGGCGAAGTTCGGCAGGATAGACGGGCTGGTGAACAACGCGGGCATCAACGATGGTGTGGGGCTGGAACACGGCGGGTATGAAAAGTTCATGCGGTCGCTGCACCGCAACCTCGTGCACTATTACCTCATCGCGCACCATGCGCTGCCTTACCTGAAAAAGAACAAGGGCGCCATCGTCAACATCAGTTCCAAAACCGCGGAAACCGGCCAGGGCAACACTTCCGCCTATGCCGCCGCGAATGGCGGGCGCAATGCCCTCACCCGCGAATGGGCCGTGGAGCTGCTGCCCTACTCCATCCGCGTGAACGCCATCGTGGTGGCCGAATCATGGACGCCGCTTTACGAAAACTGGATCAATACCTTCAACGATAAAGAAAGCAAACTGGCCGGCATACTCGCCGGCATCCCGCTCGAGAAACGGATGACGACGCCTGAAGAAATCGCCCAGACGGCGGCTTTTCTGCTCTCGTCCAAATCCAGCCACACCACGGGCCAGCTTATTCATGTGGACGGCGGGTATGTGCACCTCGACCGGGCCCTGAAATAA
- a CDS encoding UxaA family hydrolase: MRQQIIQIHPKDNVWAALQDVPAGTAINGVTAVRDVAAKHKLTKEFIPKNGPVIMYGVLVGLANEDLPAGELVTTRNIRHASGSFSVKEERHTEWERPDVSRWAQRTFMGYHRSDGRVGTGNYWVIIPMVFCENRNVQTLHKVLVNELGYTQANPYETMLRQLLHSTAPEQPLPAQSRRFANIDGIKLLSHTLGCGGTKDDARTLCGLLAGYITHPNVAGATVLSLGCQNAQLEMLQEEIEKRVPGFDRPVICLEQQKIGSEKDLMEQALQRTFEGLAKANEQQRAPAPLSKLIIGMECGGSDGFSGISANPAVGRVADIVVALGGSVILSEFPELCGVEQELSDRCVDTTLAARYTQLMREYAARAEAVGSGFDSNPSAGNIRDGLITDAIKSAGAAKKGGSSPVTDVIDYPGRVSKPGLALLCTPGSDVESTTAEVGAGANIVLFTTGLGTPTGNPVTPVLKLSTNTRLATKMQDIIDLDTGPIISGEASIDEVAARIMDLVIDTAGGQYTAKAQVLEQDDFIPWKRGVSL, encoded by the coding sequence ATGCGCCAACAGATCATTCAGATACATCCTAAAGACAACGTGTGGGCCGCCCTCCAGGACGTACCGGCCGGTACCGCCATCAACGGCGTGACGGCCGTGCGCGACGTGGCGGCGAAACATAAACTGACGAAAGAATTCATTCCCAAAAACGGGCCCGTGATCATGTACGGTGTGCTGGTGGGGCTTGCCAACGAAGACCTGCCCGCCGGTGAACTGGTGACCACCAGAAACATCCGCCATGCTTCCGGCAGTTTCTCCGTGAAAGAAGAAAGGCACACGGAATGGGAGCGCCCCGACGTTTCCCGCTGGGCGCAGCGTACGTTCATGGGTTACCACCGCTCCGACGGGCGCGTGGGCACCGGTAACTACTGGGTGATCATCCCCATGGTGTTCTGCGAAAACCGCAACGTACAAACGCTGCACAAAGTGCTGGTGAACGAGCTGGGCTACACCCAAGCCAACCCTTACGAAACCATGCTGCGGCAGCTGCTTCACAGCACCGCGCCCGAGCAGCCTTTACCGGCGCAGAGCCGCAGGTTCGCCAATATCGACGGCATCAAACTGCTGAGCCATACCCTGGGCTGCGGCGGCACGAAAGACGACGCACGCACGCTCTGCGGGCTGCTGGCCGGGTACATCACCCATCCCAACGTAGCGGGCGCCACCGTGCTGAGCCTGGGCTGCCAGAACGCGCAGCTGGAAATGCTGCAGGAAGAAATCGAAAAAAGAGTGCCCGGCTTCGACAGGCCGGTGATCTGCCTGGAGCAGCAAAAGATCGGTTCCGAAAAAGACCTGATGGAACAGGCGCTGCAACGCACGTTCGAAGGCCTTGCAAAAGCCAACGAACAGCAACGCGCGCCCGCACCGCTGAGCAAGCTGATCATCGGCATGGAATGCGGCGGCTCCGACGGCTTCTCCGGCATCTCCGCCAACCCCGCCGTAGGGCGCGTAGCGGACATTGTGGTAGCGCTCGGCGGTTCCGTCATTCTCTCCGAATTCCCGGAGCTGTGCGGCGTGGAACAGGAACTGAGCGACCGTTGTGTAGACACCACCCTTGCCGCCCGTTATACCCAGCTGATGCGGGAATACGCCGCCCGCGCGGAAGCGGTAGGCTCCGGCTTCGACTCCAACCCTTCCGCCGGCAACATCCGCGACGGGCTCATCACCGACGCCATCAAATCCGCGGGCGCCGCTAAAAAAGGCGGTTCCTCGCCGGTGACCGATGTGATCGACTATCCCGGACGCGTTTCGAAACCCGGTCTGGCCCTGCTGTGCACACCCGGCAGCGACGTGGAATCCACCACCGCCGAAGTAGGCGCCGGCGCCAACATCGTACTGTTCACCACCGGCCTCGGTACGCCCACCGGCAACCCGGTGACGCCCGTGCTCAAATTGTCGACCAACACCAGGCTGGCCACTAAAATGCAGGACATCATCGACCTCGATACCGGCCCCATCATCAGCGGCGAAGCGTCTATCGACGAAGTGGCCGCCCGTATCATGGATCTGGTGATCGACACGGCGGGCGGACAATACACCGCCAAAGCGCAGGTGCTGGAGCAGGACGATTTTATTCCATGGAAAAGAGGCGTATCGCTTTAA